In Pseudomonas sp. Leaf58, one DNA window encodes the following:
- a CDS encoding septal ring lytic transglycosylase RlpA family protein — MRAIISANSFKLLTCLAVGVVLASCSSNRPTQQSSGSAVRTQPGLDINRAHKDGAPWWDVDVNKIPDATPTVHTGNYKANPYTVLGKTYYPMQDSRSYRAEGTASWYGTKFHGQNTANGELYDLYGMSAAHKTLPLPAYVKVTNLANGRSVILRVNDRGPFYSDRIIDLSYAAAKKLGYAEIGTAHVRVEGIDPQQWWAQRGQTPPMVLKEPQVAQTQALPASTGRVEQWTPPPQQHAAPVVPVQVGGNNVPGGNGGSFLQVGAFANPDAAELLRSKLSAMVSAPVFISSIVRNQQTLHRVRLGPINSQGEIQQAQDSIRLANLGQAKLVTAD; from the coding sequence ATGCGCGCAATCATCTCTGCCAACTCTTTCAAGCTGCTTACCTGCCTCGCCGTTGGCGTGGTGCTGGCCAGCTGCTCTTCCAACCGCCCGACCCAGCAAAGCAGCGGCAGCGCGGTGCGCACCCAGCCAGGCCTGGATATCAACCGGGCACACAAGGACGGCGCACCGTGGTGGGACGTGGATGTAAACAAGATCCCCGACGCCACACCGACCGTGCATACCGGCAACTACAAGGCCAACCCGTACACGGTACTGGGCAAGACCTACTACCCGATGCAGGACTCGCGCAGCTACCGCGCCGAGGGTACCGCGTCGTGGTATGGCACCAAGTTCCACGGCCAGAACACCGCCAACGGCGAGCTGTACGACCTGTACGGCATGAGTGCGGCGCACAAGACCCTGCCGCTGCCGGCTTACGTCAAGGTGACCAACCTGGCCAATGGCCGTAGCGTAATCCTGCGGGTCAACGACCGTGGGCCGTTCTATTCCGACCGCATCATCGACCTGTCCTATGCCGCGGCAAAAAAGCTCGGTTATGCCGAAATCGGCACCGCGCACGTGCGCGTCGAGGGCATCGACCCGCAGCAATGGTGGGCCCAGCGTGGGCAGACGCCACCGATGGTGCTGAAAGAGCCGCAAGTGGCACAAACCCAGGCGCTGCCGGCCAGTACCGGTCGCGTCGAACAATGGACCCCACCGCCGCAGCAGCATGCAGCGCCGGTGGTGCCGGTGCAGGTGGGTGGCAACAACGTGCCGGGCGGCAATGGTGGCAGCTTCCTGCAGGTGGGCGCCTTTGCCAACCCGGACGCCGCCGAACTGCTGCGCTCCAAGCTCAGCGCCATGGTCAGTGCGCCGGTATTCATCAGCTCGATCGTGCGTAACCAGCAGACCCTGCACCGCGTACGCCTTGGGCCGATCAACAGCCAAGGCGAGATCCAGCAAGCACAAGACAGCATCCGCCTGGCGAACTTGGGGCAGGCCAAGCTGGTCACAGCTGACTGA
- the mltB gene encoding lytic murein transglycosylase B, whose amino-acid sequence MQAVRNWAARCAPWFGAVGLFGAVQLAQAGDYESSPQVAQFVGEMSRDHGFAPEQLMGVFREVQRKQSILDAISRPAERVKPWKEYRPMFLTDARIARGVDFWRQHEAVLARAEQEYGVPAQYIVAIIGVETFFGRNTGNYRVIDALSTLGFDYPPRAEFFRKELREFLLLAREEQLDPLTLKGSYAGAMGLPQFMPSSFRNYAVDFDGDGHINIWNNPDDAIGSVASYFKRHGWVAGEGVVSRAWVDGTRADEGLTTGIEPVKTVGELRTLGWSVHDSLRDDLPVTAFRLEGDNGPEYWMGLKNFYAITRYNRSVMYAMAVHQLSEQLVQARGVK is encoded by the coding sequence ATGCAAGCAGTGCGTAACTGGGCTGCCCGTTGTGCGCCATGGTTCGGCGCGGTGGGCCTGTTCGGCGCTGTACAGCTGGCCCAGGCCGGCGATTACGAAAGCTCGCCCCAGGTGGCCCAGTTCGTTGGCGAAATGAGCCGCGACCATGGTTTTGCCCCCGAGCAACTGATGGGTGTGTTCCGTGAGGTGCAGCGCAAGCAGTCGATCCTCGACGCCATTTCGCGCCCGGCCGAACGGGTGAAACCGTGGAAGGAATACCGGCCGATGTTCCTCACCGACGCGCGCATCGCCCGCGGTGTGGACTTCTGGCGCCAGCACGAAGCGGTACTGGCGCGTGCCGAGCAGGAATATGGCGTGCCGGCGCAGTACATCGTCGCCATTATCGGCGTAGAAACCTTCTTTGGCCGCAATACCGGCAACTACCGGGTGATCGATGCCTTGTCGACCCTGGGCTTCGACTACCCGCCGCGGGCCGAGTTCTTCCGCAAGGAGCTGCGCGAATTCCTGCTGCTGGCCCGTGAGGAACAGCTCGACCCGTTGACCCTTAAAGGCTCCTACGCCGGCGCCATGGGCTTGCCGCAGTTCATGCCGAGCAGTTTCCGCAACTATGCGGTGGACTTCGACGGCGACGGCCACATCAATATCTGGAACAACCCGGACGATGCCATCGGCAGCGTCGCCAGCTACTTCAAGCGCCACGGCTGGGTGGCCGGCGAAGGCGTGGTCAGCCGCGCCTGGGTAGACGGCACGCGCGCCGACGAAGGCCTGACCACCGGCATCGAGCCGGTTAAAACGGTTGGGGAGTTGCGCACGCTTGGCTGGTCGGTTCATGATTCGCTGCGCGATGATCTGCCGGTTACTGCCTTCCGTCTCGAGGGCGACAATGGTCCCGAGTACTGGATGGGCCTGAAGAACTTCTACGCGATCACTCGCTACAACCGCAGCGTGATGTATGCCATGGCGGTGCATCAGCTTTCGGAACAGCTGGTTCAAGCACGGGGCGTCAAGTAA
- the rodA gene encoding rod shape-determining protein RodA has protein sequence MRRRASFLQRIHIDGPLLVILLTLAAGSLFVLYSASGKNWDLLLKQATSFGIGLVSMFVIAQLEPRFMARWVPLAYLAGVLLLVVVDVMGHNAMGATRWINIPGVIRFQPSEFMKIIMPATIAWYLSKRTLPPHLKHVAISLVLIGVPFILIVRQPDLGTALLILASGAFVLFMGGLRWRWILSVLAAAVPVAVAMWFFVMHDYQKQRVLTFLDPESDPLGTGWNIIQSKAAIGSGGVFGKGWLLGTQSHLDFLPESHTDFIIAVLGEEFGLVGICLLLIVYLLLIGRGLVITAQAQTLFGKLLAGSLTMTFFVYVFVNIGMVSGLLPVVGVPLPFISYGGTSLVTLLSAFGVLMSIHTHRKWIAQV, from the coding sequence ATGCGTCGGCGCGCCAGCTTTTTGCAGCGCATCCATATCGACGGCCCCCTGCTGGTCATTCTGCTGACCTTGGCGGCCGGCAGCCTGTTCGTGTTGTACTCGGCCAGTGGCAAGAACTGGGACCTGCTGCTCAAGCAGGCCACCTCGTTCGGTATCGGCCTGGTGTCGATGTTCGTCATCGCCCAGTTGGAGCCACGCTTCATGGCCCGCTGGGTGCCGCTGGCTTATCTGGCAGGGGTGCTACTGCTGGTGGTGGTGGACGTGATGGGCCACAACGCCATGGGCGCCACGCGCTGGATCAACATCCCCGGGGTAATCCGCTTCCAACCCTCGGAATTCATGAAGATCATCATGCCGGCGACCATCGCCTGGTACTTGTCCAAGCGCACCTTGCCGCCGCATTTGAAGCACGTGGCGATCAGCCTGGTGTTGATCGGCGTGCCGTTCATCCTGATCGTGCGCCAGCCCGACCTGGGCACGGCGCTGCTGATTCTCGCCTCCGGTGCCTTCGTGCTGTTCATGGGTGGCCTGCGCTGGCGCTGGATCCTCAGCGTGCTGGCGGCTGCCGTGCCGGTGGCGGTGGCGATGTGGTTTTTCGTCATGCATGACTACCAGAAGCAGCGGGTGCTGACCTTCCTCGACCCGGAAAGCGACCCGTTGGGCACCGGCTGGAACATCATCCAGTCCAAGGCAGCGATCGGTTCGGGCGGTGTGTTCGGCAAGGGCTGGCTGCTCGGCACCCAGTCGCACCTGGACTTCCTGCCGGAAAGCCACACCGACTTCATCATCGCCGTGCTCGGCGAGGAATTCGGCCTGGTCGGTATCTGCCTGCTGCTGATCGTCTACCTGCTGCTGATCGGCCGTGGCCTGGTGATCACTGCCCAGGCGCAGACCCTGTTCGGCAAGCTGCTGGCGGGCAGCCTGACCATGACCTTCTTTGTATACGTGTTCGTCAATATCGGGATGGTCAGCGGCCTTCTGCCCGTGGTGGGTGTGCCGCTGCCCTTTATCAGCTATGGCGGCACATCGTTGGTGACGCTGCTCTCAGCGTTTGGCGTTTTGATGTCGATCCACACGCACCGCAAGTGGATCGCGCAGGTTTGA
- the mrdA gene encoding penicillin-binding protein 2 → MSQPIRLKDHEKDARLVRNRVVVGAVAIMLLICVLIARLYYLQIIQYDYHSTLSENNRVHVQPIPPTRGLIFDRNGVIVADNRPSFSLSMTRERAGNWQEVLDNIVEVLELTADDRALFEKRMRQGRRPFEPVPILFELNEEQIARVAVNQFRLPGVEVVAQLVRHYPQGAHFAHSVGYVGRINEKELKTLDPVNYSGTHHIGKTGIERFYEDALHGQVGYEEVETNARGRVLRVLKRTDPKPGKDIVLSLDIKLQEAAEAALGGRRGAVVALDPRTGEVLAMVSQPSFDPNLFVTGIGFKAYAELRDSIDRPLFNRVLRGLYPPGSTIKPAVAIAGLDSGVINASSRVFDPGYYQLPNYDHKYRNWNRSGDGWVDLDVAIMRSNDTYFYDLAHKMGIDRLSSYMNKFGIGQRVSLDMFEESAGLMPSREWKRATRRQAWFPGETLILGIGQGYMQATPLQLAQATALIANKGVWNRPHLAKTIEGQPPVDDNPMENIVLRDKSDWAKVTHGMEQVMHNARGTARKAAAGAQYRIAGKSGTAQVVAIKQGEKYDRNKLQERHRDHALFVAFAPAEAPKIVVSVMVENGESGSGVAAPVVRQIMDAWLLDENGRLKPEFAPATVTQESAL, encoded by the coding sequence ATGTCGCAGCCGATCCGTCTCAAGGACCACGAGAAAGACGCCCGCCTGGTGCGCAACCGCGTCGTGGTCGGCGCAGTGGCGATCATGCTGCTTATATGCGTACTGATCGCGCGGCTGTACTACCTGCAGATCATCCAGTACGACTACCACTCGACGCTGTCGGAGAACAATCGGGTGCATGTGCAGCCGATCCCGCCGACCCGCGGGCTGATCTTCGACCGCAACGGGGTGATCGTCGCCGATAACCGGCCCAGCTTCAGCCTGTCGATGACCCGCGAACGTGCGGGTAATTGGCAGGAAGTGCTGGACAATATCGTCGAAGTGCTAGAGCTGACAGCCGACGATCGCGCTCTGTTCGAGAAGCGCATGCGCCAGGGCCGTCGGCCGTTCGAGCCGGTGCCGATCCTGTTCGAGCTCAACGAAGAGCAAATTGCCCGCGTGGCGGTCAACCAGTTCCGCCTGCCGGGTGTGGAAGTGGTGGCCCAACTGGTGCGCCATTACCCGCAGGGCGCGCACTTTGCCCATTCGGTGGGTTATGTGGGGCGGATCAACGAAAAAGAGCTGAAAACGCTCGACCCGGTGAACTACAGCGGCACCCACCACATTGGCAAAACTGGCATCGAACGCTTCTACGAAGACGCCCTGCACGGCCAGGTGGGCTACGAGGAAGTCGAAACCAACGCCCGTGGCCGTGTGCTGCGGGTGCTCAAGCGCACCGACCCCAAGCCGGGCAAGGACATTGTGCTGAGCCTGGACATCAAACTGCAGGAAGCTGCCGAAGCTGCCCTGGGTGGCCGGCGGGGCGCGGTCGTGGCCCTCGATCCGCGTACCGGTGAAGTACTGGCGATGGTCAGCCAACCCAGCTTCGACCCCAACCTGTTCGTCACCGGTATCGGCTTCAAGGCCTATGCCGAACTGCGCGATTCGATCGACCGGCCGTTGTTCAACCGCGTGCTGCGTGGCCTGTACCCGCCGGGCTCGACCATCAAGCCGGCAGTGGCCATCGCTGGCCTGGACAGTGGCGTGATCAATGCCAGCAGCCGGGTGTTCGACCCGGGCTACTACCAGCTGCCCAACTACGACCATAAGTACCGTAACTGGAACCGCTCCGGCGATGGCTGGGTCGACCTGGACGTCGCGATCATGCGCTCCAACGACACCTACTTCTACGACCTTGCGCACAAGATGGGCATCGACCGGCTGTCCAGCTACATGAACAAGTTCGGTATTGGCCAGCGGGTTTCGCTCGACATGTTCGAGGAGTCCGCCGGGCTGATGCCGTCGCGCGAATGGAAGCGCGCCACGCGCCGCCAGGCCTGGTTCCCCGGTGAAACCCTGATCCTCGGCATCGGCCAGGGCTACATGCAGGCCACGCCGCTGCAGCTGGCCCAGGCCACTGCACTGATCGCCAACAAGGGCGTGTGGAACCGTCCGCACCTGGCCAAGACCATCGAAGGCCAACCGCCGGTGGACGACAACCCCATGGAAAACATCGTGCTGCGTGACAAGTCCGACTGGGCCAAGGTCACCCACGGTATGGAGCAGGTGATGCACAACGCCCGCGGTACCGCGCGCAAGGCCGCAGCCGGCGCCCAGTACCGCATTGCCGGCAAGAGCGGTACCGCCCAGGTGGTGGCGATCAAGCAGGGCGAAAAGTACGACCGCAACAAGCTCCAGGAACGCCACCGCGACCACGCGCTGTTCGTCGCCTTTGCCCCCGCTGAAGCCCCGAAGATCGTGGTGTCGGTGATGGTCGAGAACGGTGAGTCCGGCTCAGGTGTTGCCGCCCCCGTGGTACGCCAGATCATGGACGCCTGGTTGCTCGACGAAAACGGCCGGCTCAAGCCCGAGTTCGCGCCGGCCACCGTTACCCAGGAATCGGCCTTGTGA
- the rlmH gene encoding 23S rRNA (pseudouridine(1915)-N(3))-methyltransferase RlmH, with protein sequence MRLRLIAVGSRMPKWVEEGWHEYAKRLPAELSLELVEIPLNTRGKNADVARLIRQEGEAMLSKVQPGERIVTLEVHGKPWSTEQLATELDRWRLDARTVNLMVGGPEGLAPEVCARAEQRWSLSPLTLPHPLVRILIGEQIYRAWTVLSGHPYHK encoded by the coding sequence GTGCGTCTGCGCCTGATCGCGGTCGGTTCGCGCATGCCGAAGTGGGTCGAGGAAGGCTGGCATGAATATGCCAAGCGCCTGCCCGCCGAGCTATCGCTGGAGCTGGTGGAAATTCCGCTGAACACCCGTGGCAAGAATGCCGACGTCGCCCGCCTGATCCGTCAGGAGGGCGAAGCCATGCTGAGCAAAGTTCAGCCAGGGGAACGCATCGTCACCCTCGAGGTCCATGGCAAGCCGTGGAGTACCGAGCAACTGGCGACCGAGCTGGACCGCTGGCGCCTGGATGCGCGCACGGTGAATTTGATGGTGGGCGGCCCGGAAGGCCTGGCGCCTGAGGTCTGCGCGCGCGCCGAGCAACGCTGGTCGCTGTCGCCGCTGACCCTGCCGCACCCGTTGGTAAGGATACTCATCGGCGAGCAGATCTACCGCGCCTGGACCGTATTGTCCGGGCACCCTTACCACAAATGA
- the rsfS gene encoding ribosome silencing factor, translated as MTKQKIYGEELVAVTKAALEDVKAQDIQVIDVREKHSLTDYMIIATGTSNRQINAMAEKVREAVKAKGAQPLGEEGKGDSDWVLLDLNDVIVHMMTAAARQFYDLERLWQGAEQSRAADGKHHSPDHVHEYSDKLKDRE; from the coding sequence ATGACCAAGCAGAAAATTTACGGCGAAGAACTGGTCGCAGTGACCAAGGCCGCGCTGGAAGACGTCAAGGCCCAGGACATCCAGGTTATCGACGTGCGCGAGAAGCACAGCCTGACCGACTACATGATCATTGCCACCGGTACCTCCAACCGCCAGATCAACGCGATGGCCGAGAAGGTTCGTGAAGCGGTCAAGGCCAAAGGCGCTCAACCACTGGGTGAAGAAGGCAAGGGCGACAGCGATTGGGTACTGCTGGACCTGAACGACGTCATCGTGCACATGATGACCGCCGCTGCCCGCCAGTTCTATGACCTGGAGCGCCTGTGGCAGGGTGCCGAGCAAAGCCGTGCCGCCGATGGCAAGCACCACAGCCCGGACCACGTCCACGAGTACTCCGACAAGCTCAAAGACCGCGAATAA
- the nadD gene encoding nicotinate-nucleotide adenylyltransferase — translation MSKAQAVRRIGILGGTFDPVHIGHLRSALEVAEFMGLDELRLLPNARPPHRDTPQVSAQARLAMVQNAVQGVPCLSVDARELARDKQSYTIDTLESIRAELGADDQLFLVLGWDAFCGLPGWHRWEELLQHCHILVLQRPDADVEPPDELRNLLAARSESDPTAMSGPAGNISFVWQTPLAVSATQIRQLLASGKSVRFLVPDAVLAYIEAHELYRAPN, via the coding sequence TTGAGCAAGGCCCAGGCAGTCCGGCGCATCGGCATTCTAGGCGGCACTTTCGACCCCGTGCACATCGGCCACCTGCGCAGCGCGCTGGAAGTGGCAGAATTCATGGGGCTGGATGAGCTGCGCCTGTTGCCCAATGCCCGGCCGCCGCACCGCGACACCCCGCAAGTAAGCGCGCAGGCGCGCCTGGCCATGGTGCAAAATGCCGTGCAAGGCGTGCCCTGTCTGAGTGTGGATGCCCGCGAGTTGGCGCGCGACAAGCAGTCGTACACCATCGATACGCTGGAATCGATCCGTGCCGAACTGGGCGCCGACGACCAGCTTTTCCTGGTGCTGGGCTGGGATGCCTTCTGTGGCTTACCCGGCTGGCATCGCTGGGAAGAACTGCTGCAACACTGTCACATCCTGGTGCTGCAACGCCCGGATGCCGACGTAGAACCCCCTGACGAGCTGCGCAACCTGTTGGCTGCGCGTTCGGAGAGCGATCCCACCGCCATGTCCGGCCCGGCGGGAAATATTTCGTTCGTCTGGCAGACGCCGCTTGCGGTGTCGGCTACACAGATCCGACAGCTGCTGGCCAGCGGCAAGTCGGTGAGGTTCCTGGTGCCGGACGCCGTACTGGCCTACATCGAGGCGCACGAACTGTATCGTGCGCCTAACTGA
- a CDS encoding glutamate-5-semialdehyde dehydrogenase: MTESVLDYMTRLGRAAREASRVIGRASTAQKNRALQAAADALDAARAELTAANELDLAAGRANGLEPALLDRLALTPARIDGMITGLRQVASLPDPVGAIRDMSYRPSGIQVGKMRTPLGVIGIIYESRPNVTIDAASLCLKSGNATILRGGSEAIHSNRAIATCIQRGLAAAGLPAAVVQVVETTDREAVGALISMPEFVDVIVPRGGRGLIERISRDARVPVIKHLDGICHIYVSQHADLDKAWRVAFNAKTYRYGICGAMETLLVDQQVAERFLPEMARRFLEKGVELRGCPRTLAIIDAKPATEDDWHTEYLDAILSIRVVDGLDQAIEHINHYGSHHTDSIISEHQGEARQFMAEVDSASVMLNTPTCFADGFEYGLGAEIGISTDKLHARGPVGLEGLTCEKYVVIGDGQLRGQESC; encoded by the coding sequence ATGACTGAGTCCGTTCTTGACTATATGACCCGCTTGGGTCGCGCTGCCCGTGAAGCTTCCCGGGTGATCGGCCGTGCCAGCACCGCGCAGAAGAACCGCGCCCTGCAAGCTGCCGCCGACGCGTTGGACGCCGCCCGTGCCGAGCTGACCGCGGCCAACGAGCTGGACCTGGCCGCTGGCCGCGCCAACGGCCTGGAGCCGGCGCTGCTCGACCGTCTGGCGCTGACCCCGGCGCGTATCGACGGCATGATCACCGGCCTGCGCCAGGTGGCCAGCCTGCCAGACCCGGTCGGTGCCATCCGCGACATGAGCTACCGCCCGTCGGGTATCCAGGTAGGCAAGATGCGTACGCCGCTTGGGGTGATCGGGATCATCTACGAATCGCGCCCGAACGTGACCATCGATGCTGCCAGCTTGTGCCTGAAGTCGGGTAACGCGACCATCCTGCGCGGCGGCTCCGAAGCCATCCACTCCAACCGTGCCATTGCCACCTGCATCCAGCGTGGCCTGGCTGCAGCCGGCCTGCCGGCGGCGGTGGTACAAGTGGTCGAGACGACCGACCGCGAAGCCGTGGGCGCGCTGATCAGCATGCCGGAATTCGTCGATGTCATCGTGCCACGCGGCGGCCGTGGCCTGATCGAACGCATCAGCCGCGATGCCCGCGTGCCGGTGATCAAGCACCTGGATGGCATCTGCCACATCTACGTCAGCCAGCATGCCGACCTGGACAAGGCCTGGCGTGTGGCTTTCAACGCCAAGACCTACCGCTACGGCATTTGTGGTGCCATGGAAACGCTGCTGGTCGACCAGCAGGTGGCCGAGCGCTTCCTGCCGGAGATGGCCCGCCGTTTCCTCGAGAAGGGCGTTGAGCTGCGCGGTTGCCCGCGTACCCTGGCGATCATTGATGCCAAGCCGGCCACGGAAGATGACTGGCACACCGAATACCTGGATGCGATCCTGTCGATTCGTGTAGTCGACGGCCTGGACCAGGCCATCGAGCACATTAACCACTATGGCTCGCACCACACCGACTCGATCATCAGCGAACACCAGGGGGAAGCCCGGCAGTTCATGGCCGAGGTCGATTCGGCGTCGGTCATGCTCAACACCCCGACCTGCTTTGCAGACGGTTTCGAGTATGGCCTGGGCGCCGAAATCGGTATTTCCACCGACAAGCTGCATGCCCGCGGCCCAGTCGGCCTGGAAGGCCTGACCTGCGAGAAGTACGTTGTGATCGGCGACGGCCAGCTGCGCGGCCAGGAGTCCTGCTGA
- a CDS encoding DNA-3-methyladenine glycosylase, producing the protein MPALPDSFFDRDAQTLAKALLGKVIRHRHGDLWLAARIIETEAYYLTDKGSHASLGYTEKRKALFLDGGHIYMYYARGGDSLNFSAHGPGNAVLIKSAYPWQDALSGPNSLAQMQLNNPDASGNLRPPERLCAGQTLLCRALGLKVPHWDAQRFDTERLYVDDCGHAVPQVIQAARLGIPHGRDEHLPYRFVDAEYARFCTRNPLRRGQVEGRDFFILEQGS; encoded by the coding sequence ATGCCAGCCTTGCCCGACAGCTTTTTCGACCGCGACGCCCAGACCCTGGCCAAAGCCCTGCTGGGCAAAGTCATCCGCCATCGCCACGGCGATCTGTGGCTGGCCGCGCGCATTATCGAAACCGAGGCCTACTACCTCACCGACAAGGGCAGCCATGCCTCGCTGGGCTACACCGAAAAGCGCAAGGCGTTGTTCCTCGATGGCGGGCACATCTACATGTACTACGCACGCGGCGGTGACTCGCTGAACTTCAGCGCCCATGGGCCGGGCAACGCGGTGCTGATCAAGTCCGCCTATCCTTGGCAGGACGCCCTTTCGGGGCCAAACAGCCTGGCGCAAATGCAACTGAACAACCCCGATGCCAGCGGCAACCTTCGCCCACCCGAGCGCCTGTGCGCAGGCCAGACGCTGCTGTGTCGGGCGCTGGGCCTCAAAGTGCCGCATTGGGACGCCCAGCGTTTCGATACCGAACGCCTGTACGTGGACGATTGCGGCCACGCCGTACCGCAGGTCATCCAGGCCGCCCGCCTGGGCATTCCGCATGGCCGCGATGAGCACCTGCCCTACCGCTTCGTCGACGCCGAATACGCGCGCTTCTGCACGCGGAACCCGTTACGTCGCGGCCAGGTCGAAGGCCGCGACTTCTTCATTCTCGAACAAGGAAGCTGA
- a CDS encoding bifunctional DedA family/phosphatase PAP2 family protein, translating to MGQWLDSLTGWLSANPQWLGLAIFLVACIECLAIAGIIVPGTILLFAVAVLAGSGAFSLSETLLLGFLGGLLGDALSYTVGKYFHQNIRRLPLLRHHPEWIGSAESYFQRYGIASLLVGRFIGPLRPMLPMVAGMFDMPLPRFIAVSLVAGAGWSVAYLLPGWATGAAMRLPLPEGFWLDAGIIAGTLAVIIGLSLNTSIRDQRHGTRLIAGMSFAALAGVFLGWPYLHEFDQGVMTLVQEHRSQAIDGAVVLVTRLGDFRTQLCLGGLLTGLLLLARQWRHALFAAGALMGTALANGTLKWLFARARPEVLSDPLTTYSMPSGHSSASFAFFLVMAVLAGRGQPPRMRLTWVMLGCIPALAIALSRVYLGAHWPTDILAGALLACCVCALSLALAQRQQTLPALPQRVWWLVLPACVALLAFFAMHALPQALLRYQY from the coding sequence ATGGGCCAATGGCTCGACAGCCTGACCGGCTGGCTCAGCGCCAACCCGCAGTGGCTTGGCCTGGCAATTTTCCTGGTGGCGTGCATTGAATGCCTGGCCATTGCCGGCATCATCGTGCCGGGCACCATACTGCTGTTCGCCGTCGCGGTACTGGCCGGCAGTGGCGCCTTCAGCCTGAGCGAAACGTTGCTGTTGGGCTTTCTTGGCGGCCTGTTGGGTGACGCCTTGTCGTACACGGTGGGCAAATACTTCCACCAGAACATCCGCCGCCTGCCGCTGCTGCGCCACCATCCGGAGTGGATCGGCAGTGCCGAAAGCTACTTCCAGCGCTATGGCATCGCCAGCCTGCTGGTGGGGCGCTTCATCGGGCCGCTGCGGCCCATGCTGCCGATGGTCGCCGGCATGTTCGACATGCCGCTGCCACGCTTCATCGCCGTCAGCCTGGTGGCCGGCGCTGGCTGGTCGGTAGCCTACCTGCTGCCCGGCTGGGCCACCGGCGCAGCCATGCGCCTACCCCTGCCGGAAGGCTTTTGGCTGGATGCAGGCATCATCGCCGGCACCCTGGCAGTCATCATCGGGCTCAGCCTGAACACCAGTATTCGCGACCAACGCCATGGCACCCGGCTGATTGCCGGCATGAGTTTCGCCGCCCTGGCTGGGGTCTTTCTCGGCTGGCCCTACTTACACGAATTCGACCAAGGGGTGATGACCCTGGTGCAGGAGCACCGTAGCCAGGCCATCGATGGCGCCGTGGTACTGGTGACCCGGCTGGGGGATTTCCGCACCCAGTTGTGCCTGGGTGGGCTATTGACCGGCCTGCTGCTGCTAGCCCGGCAATGGCGCCATGCCCTGTTTGCTGCGGGCGCACTGATGGGCACGGCGCTTGCCAACGGCACGCTGAAGTGGCTGTTCGCCCGGGCTCGGCCAGAGGTGCTGAGCGACCCGCTGACCACCTACAGCATGCCCAGCGGGCACAGCTCGGCGTCGTTTGCATTCTTCCTGGTGATGGCGGTGCTGGCCGGGCGCGGGCAGCCGCCGCGAATGCGCCTGACCTGGGTGATGCTGGGCTGCATTCCAGCGCTGGCGATTGCCCTGTCGCGGGTATACCTGGGGGCGCATTGGCCCACTGACATCCTGGCGGGGGCGCTGCTGGCGTGCTGCGTGTGTGCGCTTAGCCTGGCACTGGCGCAACGCCAACAAACCCTGCCGGCCTTGCCGCAGCGGGTGTGGTGGCTGGTGTTACCGGCGTGTGTGGCGTTGCTGGCGTTCTTTGCCATGCATGCGTTACCGCAGGCGTTGCTGCGGTACCAGTATTGA
- a CDS encoding LON peptidase substrate-binding domain-containing protein, which produces MTLPLFPLDTVLFPGCFLDLQIFEARYLDMIGRCMKQGEGFGVVCILEGEQVGKAPPVVASIGCEAVIRDFVQQDNGLLGIRVEGVRRFNLESTEVQKDQLLVGQVQWLSEQADSPLLEADEDLLALLVALGEHPMVEALDMPRPVDGRQALANQLAYLLPFMEEDKLDLLSLDSPQERLGEIQKLLERIQGELFA; this is translated from the coding sequence ATGACGTTACCGCTGTTTCCCCTCGATACCGTGCTGTTTCCTGGCTGCTTCCTCGACTTGCAGATATTCGAGGCACGCTACCTGGACATGATCGGGCGCTGCATGAAGCAGGGCGAAGGTTTTGGTGTGGTGTGCATTCTGGAAGGCGAGCAGGTCGGCAAGGCGCCGCCAGTAGTCGCCTCGATTGGTTGCGAGGCGGTGATCCGCGACTTCGTGCAGCAGGACAACGGCTTGCTGGGTATTCGGGTCGAAGGTGTGCGGCGCTTCAACCTGGAAAGCACCGAGGTGCAGAAGGACCAGTTACTGGTGGGGCAGGTGCAATGGCTGTCGGAGCAGGCGGACAGCCCGCTGCTCGAAGCAGATGAAGACCTGCTGGCATTGCTGGTGGCCTTGGGCGAACACCCAATGGTCGAAGCGCTGGACATGCCGCGCCCGGTGGATGGGCGTCAGGCGTTGGCCAACCAACTGGCGTACCTGCTGCCGTTTATGGAAGAGGACAAGCTGGATTTGCTGAGCCTTGACTCGCCGCAGGAGCGGTTGGGGGAAATCCAGAAGTTGCTGGAGCGGATTCAGGGGGAGCTGTTTGCCTGA